Within Candidatus Methylomirabilota bacterium, the genomic segment TGGTCAAGGCACTGCTGGCAAAGGGAGCAGATGTGAACGCTCAGATCATCGTCGCTTTGAGACTGGGCCCTGACGATGCCGCTACAGGTTTCGGCCTGGGAAGGGCCACGCCCTTTTTCCTGGCAGCGCTCTCTGGCGACGCCGAACTCCTCAGAGTCCTGGCCGCCAACGGGGCTGATCCAAGTTTGCGGGCAAAAGGGGAATTGACTGCGTTGATGGCGGCTGCAGGAGCGGGCCGCGGGATGACACAAGGCACCATCAAATATCGACTGGGAGATCCTGCCGAGGCCGTCAAAGTAGTGCTCGACGCCGGGGCCGACATTCATGCCTCCAACGAATTAGGCCAGACCGCACTTCATGGCGCTGCAGGCGCGGGAGAGGACCAAGTCGTTCAGATCCTGGTCGATCGCGGCGCCGAGGTCAACGCCAAAGACAACGACCAACAGACGCCCTGGTCGATGGCCCAGGGCATCAGCCCTCGTTTAGGTGCTCGAGGAAGCTACGGCAGCCACCCATCCACGGCGGCTCTGCTTCTCAAGTTAGGCGCCACCGTGCGTACACGAGAGGACATGATCGCGGACGGTTACAGCCTGCCCCCGGTGCCGGTCCCCGAAAAGACTACTCCCTGACAGGGACCTCCGAAACTGCAGGGGCGCACTGACGTGCG encodes:
- a CDS encoding ankyrin repeat domain-containing protein → VKALLAKGADVNAQIIVALRLGPDDAATGFGLGRATPFFLAALSGDAELLRVLAANGADPSLRAKGELTALMAAAGAGRGMTQGTIKYRLGDPAEAVKVVLDAGADIHASNELGQTALHGAAGAGEDQVVQILVDRGAEVNAKDNDQQTPWSMAQGISPRLGARGSYGSHPSTAALLLKLGATVRTREDMIADGYSLPPVPVPEKTTP